One part of the Capra hircus breed San Clemente chromosome 4, ASM170441v1, whole genome shotgun sequence genome encodes these proteins:
- the FMC1 gene encoding UPF0562 protein C7orf55 homolog, with translation MAALGSPLRTWRGLLRELRYLNAATGRPYRDTAAYRYLVKAFRAHRVTSEKLCRAQHELHFQAATYLCLLRSIREHVALHQEFHGKGERSVEESAGLVGLKLPQQPGGKGWEP, from the exons ATGGCGGCCTTAGGGTCACCGCTGCGCACTTGGCGAGGCCTTCTACGGGAGTTGCGCTACTTGAACGCGGCCACAGGCCGACCCTATCGCGACACCGCGGCCTATCGGTACCTCGTCAAAGCTTTCCGTGCACATCGG GTCACCAGTGAGAAACTGTGCAGAGCCCAGCATGAGCTTCATTTCCAAGCTGCCACCTATCTCTGCCTGCTACGCAGCATTCGAGAACACGTGGCCCttcatcaggaatttcatggcaAGGGTGAGCGCTCAGTGGAGGAGTCTGCTGGCTTAGTGGGTCTCAAGTTGCCCCAGCAGCCTGGAGGGAAGGGCTGGGAGCCATGA